A DNA window from Molothrus ater isolate BHLD 08-10-18 breed brown headed cowbird chromosome 2, BPBGC_Mater_1.1, whole genome shotgun sequence contains the following coding sequences:
- the MTNR1B gene encoding melatonin receptor type 1B isoform X3, with product MLENGSLRNCCDPGGRGRLGLAEREAAAAGAPRPAWVVPVLSSVLIFTTVVDILGNLLVILSVFKNRKLRNSAPEEGNRCHPGTKSLPNAVGGVKEELLKLAQES from the exons ATGCTGGAGAACGGCTCCCTGAGGAACTGCTGTGACCCGGGCGGGCGCGGCCGCCTGGGCTTGGCGGAacgggaggcggcggcggcgggcgccCCGCGGCCCGCCTGGGTGGTGCCGGTGCTGTCCAGCGTGCTGATCTTCACCACCGTGGTGGACATCCTGGGCAACCTCCTGGTCATCCTCTCCGTCTTCAAGAACCGCAAGCTTCGGAACTCAG CTCCCGAGGAGGGGAATCGGTGCCATCCGGGGACAAAAAGCCTGCCCAATGCCGTCGGAGGAGTGAAGGAGGAGCTTTTAAAACTTGCTCAAGAGTCCTAA
- the MTNR1B gene encoding melatonin receptor type 1B isoform X2, giving the protein MLENGSLRNCCDPGGRGRLGLAEREAAAAGAPRPAWVVPVLSSVLIFTTVVDILGNLLVILSVFKNRKLRNSGPSVVPNEALCGLYGAPEEGNRCHPGTKSLPNAVGGVKEELLKLAQES; this is encoded by the exons ATGCTGGAGAACGGCTCCCTGAGGAACTGCTGTGACCCGGGCGGGCGCGGCCGCCTGGGCTTGGCGGAacgggaggcggcggcggcgggcgccCCGCGGCCCGCCTGGGTGGTGCCGGTGCTGTCCAGCGTGCTGATCTTCACCACCGTGGTGGACATCCTGGGCAACCTCCTGGTCATCCTCTCCGTCTTCAAGAACCGCAAGCTTCGGAACTCAG GTCCTTCAGTGGTTCCTAATGAGGCATTATGTGGTCTCTATGGAGCTCCCGAGGAGGGGAATCGGTGCCATCCGGGGACAAAAAGCCTGCCCAATGCCGTCGGAGGAGTGAAGGAGGAGCTTTTAAAACTTGCTCAAGAGTCCTAA